Within Oryzias melastigma strain HK-1 unplaced genomic scaffold, ASM292280v2 sc00861, whole genome shotgun sequence, the genomic segment TAGGACTTGACTATAGGACGTGGCTATAGGACGTGACTATAGGACGTGACTATAGGACTTGACTATAGGACGTGACTATAGGACGTGACTATAGGACTTGACTATAGGACTTGACTATAGGACGTGACTATAGGACGTGACTTTAGTCCGATGACGTCATCATTAGTCACCAGTCCGCTAGAGTTAGCACGGAGCTTCCgccgcttgaatatacataaccacagcggtttataactttaaaaaggtcatgctacaacaaaactCATTACTTCAGTGATTCTGACGAAAGgttgtgaagaaaagcgcttcttatCGCAACACGGTTTACTCTTGCGATGGTGGACTtaggacccctctgtttggagggtaaaattaaaaagataataatcTGGACACGACTTccacttcaactgccacttaaAATTAAGGGGAAGGGatgaattcggattgggccatagtttggggaccgctgacctaaataaaaaataataatttctagaACATAGCGTCAGTAGAGGGACAGTAGTTCATTGGGTATTtgcatctgagttgtggacagTTCAATAACGGAGAAGTCTtgagtattttctacatcacaaataagctcttgttcaaactactttttttggtttgctcctgattcagttttaaaccaaaatgatttgaataaataaacactcatcagtgtaaaaaaacacaactaggAATGGGTCTTAAATGCCAAAGATGACTTCGGTGACCCCTAAATAGCACGCTCTTAAGTATATCGTAACTCTACAGCCGTTTCAGCCAGAGATGTCAAACATACGACCCTCACGGTGGCataatccggcccagtcatgagGAGAAcaaaatttaaggatttttaatcaAAGCAAGTTTCTCACCCATTCCTGCGGCAAGTTATTGTTCTGTAAAGAAATCATCGCAATacgcaattccaccactagggggagcaaaagaaaatcagatcttttaacatttttttgtatcttgCATACTTTAATGACGATGTGAAATGTGTTGTTACACAGAATTTGAATCCTGATATTGGTGAAGGCCAAACAATGCAAAGTTTCAGGAGAGAAAGGGAGGTTAACTCCAAACTCTTAAgttcacaaatgtttgcaaagttaatttagtttaatttttcactgatttgcacatttatattttaggcagGAGGTTTAGATTTACGTTGGTACCGCTGTAAAGAATTGAACATCAGTGCAAAGTTGCCTTTTTGCCCCTacagaatttgttttaattacattaaatgcATCAACAGTGGAAGAGTTAGGGTAGTTGGAAGAATCTAAAACTCTGGATCTAAACCTTCTGTGTTGAAGAGGCATTCAAATGAAAAtcgttttttgtgtgtttttaacatgttctttgactatttttctgataatggggCACATGTCAATataattttaacttaaaattgcatttctgagtatttgttaattcaaattgttgtaaatcaggaggaaatgaaaaaaaaagaagtttgaaaaagcttgtaggtgtgatggCAGTCCACAAGccccttgctctgctccattctgaagcatTCTCTTGCAGACACAAAgatttgtctttcttttcctcattcGAGCTGTTATCTGGCTGAAGAAACTTTCAGATGGatagttttaaaattgatcacaATCTCTGTTGCCCCACTAATGTTAGCATGGCGTTGTGAGGGGCTTTGAGCTAGCAGTAGAACATGCTAACAGTAGATTTACTCTGCACCAATTGTTTTACTCACAACTCACAATTTCTCATGAACTACTGTTACCGTGCAGAGACTCTCTTAGAAAGCGACATtgcgtttttttaattttgatttaaaacgtATTAATAATtaaggctgccacaaacgattattttaatagtttaatcactaattattttttcagattagtctactaatcgggtcatacgcaaactgaatgtaaagcCCACATCTTGACTGTCATTAGCTTTTAGCTATCTAaatactagatatatagcattacctgcgataatgctagtgtgaatggtgaatcactgaagctaatagtgaAAACGCtagagctaaaatattagttaaatgccaaattagcctaaaaaacaaaaaaaaaggctaaattagccaaagcagcatGCAAccgaaatattacctaaactcaaaaatagtgtaataaagaaaaaaagcctaaattagtcaaaacagctagcatagctgAAATGGAAAAATGCTTAAACTAAAGATACAGAAATGGGTGTGCCAAATAAGAAggctccacttgcagacaaatagatctattacTGCCTTAATTTTCCTGGTCTGAgatggaatctggctcaaaactgtacagctggatagctctgatattgtgGGCCGTTGTTTTGCTAGGCTAaagttagcttggggttgttaGCTtgagagactgtaaacaaaagCCTAATAGGAGATTAGCGGAGCAAGCCAACTTCTGCGCCAAAAACCACATCTCAGAATCggatttctgcagaaaatgtgtcttaaaaagcgttaattttaattgtattttactgtaattgtattttatttctattttttaactgtttcttGTGTTGATGCCTTTCGGCCCAGCTCTCCCTTTTAAAAAGATctgatctcaatgggatttcctggtaaaataaaagttaaaaagagaaaaataaaaacaggctttttgattttggctaaaaactgcagttATAATGAAAGGACCACTTGGAACGATTATacagtagaaaaaatatatagttggagtgggactacCCTGCCtcaaaatgtcacttttcttttgctgcttgatgatttttttcctctttatgactttttacttttattttctaggTTCTGCAATAGCTGGAGTGATTGATGTGGACCTCAACCCTAAATTCAGGCGGTCCTACTGAAGAATGCCCATTTCCCACAATGCCCCAGCCTACAGACTGGCTACTGCGCCACTCAGTGGTCATGTGTTTGTTGCTACACAGTTTGGTCCTGATGACCTTCTGCTTCCATCACGCCGCCACCACGTGCTCCAACCGGTGCTACTGCTCTGAGAGCGAGACCGGCGGCAAGACGGTGCGCTGCAGCAACCTTCAGCTCACAGAAATCCCACTGGACATCCCCAATGACACACAACGCATCTACTTGGACTTCAACCTTTTGACGTCTGTCCCAACTAATGCTTTTGGAGGTTTATCCCACTTAGTTGAGCTGGACATATCGCATAACGAATTAACCCAGCTAGAACCCGGCGCCTTCAGAGGCCTCGGCCCCTCCCTACAGTTCTTAGACCTGTCCTCAAACAAGTTAGTTAACTTTAACCCTGAGGCCTTCGATGGCCTTCGGGCGTATGCCAACCTAACGAACAATCCATGGCACTGTGACTGCAACTTGCAGATGGCTATGCCCCGCGTGGACCTGGAGCCTGTGTCGCTCACAGGCATTGTGTGCCAGACTTCTGATCCAGAGGAAATAGGCGTTGAAGGACATTCCTTCCTGCTGAAACCAGACATTGACTTATGCGTGGTGATGAAGAAGACGACAGACGTGGCCATGCTGGTTGTCATGTTTGGCTGGTTTACGATGGTCATCTCATATCTGGTTTACTACGTGAGGGCTAATCAGGAGGACGCCCGCAGACACCTGGAGTATCTAAAGTCTTTGCCCAGCCGGCAGGGCAGGTCAGAGGAGTCTTCCACCATAAGCACTGTGGTTTAGCACTAATATAACCACACTTTACTGAAATCGTATCTCATAATGACGGTGCTTGCAATGTGGCCTGTACTTACACGGTCACCATCGGTGTTCAAGAACCCAAGACGGAAACAACAACGGAAGCTCCAACATTTGCAAACTTGTTCAGATGAATAATTCATCTTTCAGCAGAccattaagactttttttcctaaGTTGATGGCCTTGTTTGTGCACTAAGCTGGTAAAAGCAGTGTTTCTGGTGAGTATGGGACACAAATGGGATTTATCCAGTGGTGCGTGCACTTTGATGCATCAACAGAGACGAGACACGGTCGTATGAACGCCAGAGGAACGAGCTCCATGTACGAATGCCTTTTCTATTAATAAAATACCTATGATATGCACTCGGATGATTTAAGTAAAATTACGTTTTGCATGGAAACTACTCTTTTTAGCAGTTTCTTTTATAGAACTGAGTCACCTACCTCCTAGAGATTTCAATTTTTCATGAAGTGCTGTGCCACTCACTCGTCTGTCTGAGCTCGTGTactttttcaaagtgtttgatAGTAACCCACTGGGTACAACTATCATAGATCTATAGTAGATGTCTACTGGACATACTGTATCAGAGTTCCCAAAAAGATCTCCACTTGTAGCCATCCAATCTTGAGATATTTTTAGATTCTATTGGAGTACTTTTGAAAGGTTTACTAGATATAAAGTAAAGTGCAATTTTACATCCTTTTTGAAAACTGGAGCCAGTTTGTTGCAGAGCCACTCCTAAGGACAATTTAGAAATCCAATTAATCCAAGAAAACAAGGTTTTTGACAAGGCAAAGTGGCAAGAGAAAGCTCATTCCTTGTGGTGCAAAGGTAGAGTGGTTGACCTCTGCTCGGAAGatcacaggtttggttcccgcccATTTgttgttgaagtgtccttgggcaagacactgaaccccaccccaaccagcaaggccaagtgggccccatatggtttaaaagtggacagaaaaATTTGTTTATCCGGAGTTtttgtggtggccccacctgtgtttgcccacattggctctaCTACTCAGTGACTGGCAGCCTGGGTGGCTACCCTGCTAGCTGAAGTTCCCTGGGCAATGGTTAATAATAAATGGCGTATACtagtatagcacttttctaccttccttcgaaggctcaaagtgctttaccGTCAcggacccattcacacactgatggtggctccgctgccttcaccagaggcaatttggggttcattgtcttgcccaaggacacttcaacacatgggcggggaAGGCGTGAAGCTTGCTACATTGTCCACTGAGCGACTGGCTAACATAGCGAGCAAGCCAACTGAATGCTCACTTAAAcccaggtggggccaccatagataatgtggacaaacccaattgggacccatgttttctgcccacttttgaaccatatggggccctcttggccttgctggctggggcATTCCTCCCAGTGGTTAAAGGTTGTAGTTAAAGGAGCAGACAAAGATTTTTAATTTCCTAAAGCATTCTCCAAAGAACAGGATGCCTTTGAGTCTCCTCAGATAAAATCACCAGCCAAGGCCTTTAAACAGGAAGAAATGGAGGTGGAATCGAATTTGTATCACACACAGCTCTCAGATGGACTCATTTCACTCAGAGAAATCCCAACTCCACCCTGAATAATGAAATTTGATGTTTCAGACTTGGGAAAGGGGTTTGTCAACAAGTGTTTTGCCCATGTCTCATACACTAAAGCCTCCAGAGCCAACGGAGACCAATAAGTTATTCATGAAGAGCACGGGGAACTCTTGTGCAGAAAGTCTTGGACGGCACCCATCTTCTCGAGTGACCCAGATTTGGCAGAGAAATTAGGAGAGAATGCCACAGGGGATCATCTGCCGCCGTCTTTCCTGCTTGAGTTGCACTTGTTACTTTAAAGCACTTTCCAAATGGCTTTGAGCTGCTGGCAGAGGGTCCAGAAGAGTCACAATGCATTAGGGTGGCACAACTCAAAACAGTGTACCACTTCTAGATCATTTCACAACTCGTTTCCCAGCTTTTTAGGCTTTAAGTGTTATGAATGAATTCTATGGCATGCAGTGATGATGTCTATACTGTAGCAGCTACTCAAAATAATTCTATAaagctttgatttttgtttcacaACTGAACTAATCAGGAATCATGTCAATTTAACAATTAAGTATATAATATTTGTGGATAAGTCAAACAAGAACTATATAAACTAGATTCatctgagataatgctagtgtgaatgctgtaagctgaatgtggccgctgaagatagcagagctgatagttgaaaacgctgaaattgatggctaaaagtgctcaagctgatagctgaaaacgctgaatctgaAAACTTgccaaaacattagctaaaagccaaattagccaaaaactgtaaaaatgtctaattttgcattacagttagcataatgctaaaatgttacctaaactcaaaattggccaaaagaaaagcaactgGGACAAAGTCTAATTTTAACAAACACATAGAATAATGCTAAGATGTTAGCtagactcaaaattctcaaaaaaaataaataaataaaataaaacagtgaaaagtctaattttgacaaacacCTAGAATAATGCTAAGATGTTAGCGACActcaaaactctaaaaaaaaacagtaaaaaagtccagttttgacaaacagctagaataatgctaacatgttagctaaactcaaaattctcaaaacaaaaagaaaaagtctaattttaccCAGCTagaataatatttaaatgttaNNNNNNNNNNNNNNNNNNNNNNNNNNNNNNNNNNNNNNNNNNNNNNNNNNNNNNNNNNNNNNNNNNNNNNNNNNNNNNNNNNNNNNNNNNNNNNNNNNNNNNNNNNNNNNNNNNNNNNNNNNNNAAAattctcaaaacaaaaaactgtgaaaaa encodes:
- the LOC112140327 gene encoding leucine-rich repeat-containing protein 3B, encoding MWTSTLNSGGPTEECPFPTMPQPTDWLLRHSVVMCLLLHSLVLMTFCFHHAATTCSNRCYCSESETGGKTVRCSNLQLTEIPLDIPNDTQRIYLDFNLLTSVPTNAFGGLSHLVELDISHNELTQLEPGAFRGLGPSLQFLDLSSNKLVNFNPEAFDGLRAYANLTNNPWHCDCNLQMAMPRVDLEPVSLTGIVCQTSDPEEIGVEGHSFLLKPDIDLCVVMKKTTDVAMLVVMFGWFTMVISYLVYYVRANQEDARRHLEYLKSLPSRQGRSEESSTISTVV